In the Armatimonas rosea genome, one interval contains:
- a CDS encoding XisH family protein: MPALDRFHHAVRNALVKDGWTITHEPYVLTTKSRTLFVDLGAEFVLGAEKSTQKIAVEIKTFAGKSEVADLESAIGQFIVYRSTMRRHDPDRQLYLAVPQAALSGIFTEEVGLNLIEDGLVLLIGYDPTSEVITKWIP, from the coding sequence ATGCCTGCGCTAGATCGTTTCCATCACGCTGTCCGAAATGCTCTTGTGAAAGACGGGTGGACGATCACGCACGAGCCTTATGTTCTCACCACGAAATCGCGGACGCTTTTTGTTGATCTTGGAGCAGAGTTCGTTCTCGGGGCGGAGAAAAGCACCCAAAAAATTGCCGTCGAGATCAAAACCTTTGCAGGCAAAAGCGAGGTCGCGGATCTTGAAAGTGCCATCGGACAGTTCATCGTCTACCGCTCCACGATGCGACGCCACGACCCTGATCGACAGCTCTATCTTGCCGTTCCACAGGCAGCTCTATCGGGTATCTTTACAGAAGAGGTAGGACTGAACCTGATCGAGGATGGCCTTGTTTTACTAATTGGATACGACCCTACCAGTGAGGTGATAACCAAATGGATACCTTAG
- a CDS encoding PspA/IM30 family protein has translation MQRHLALLLYLFPLPQRRSREERSADQLLDLAKKRLDELHARHREQAVIALTQKNNLQSQVDDLQKTVQNLQEKAEAAVRKGENALADKLLREKQSYELSLRSAEETLQQAVETGEQVKRALDREEEQVRAKTAQILALQLEWKGTQIEEAMQEQLESMGLWHLTQEPAPRIDRQTARELVGFLLLLVLVLLIGIGRLL, from the coding sequence ATGCAACGACACCTCGCTCTCCTTCTGTATCTCTTCCCGCTCCCCCAGCGTCGCTCCCGCGAGGAACGGTCTGCCGATCAGCTGCTGGACCTGGCCAAGAAACGTCTCGATGAGCTCCACGCACGGCACCGAGAGCAAGCTGTGATCGCGCTTACGCAGAAGAACAACCTGCAAAGCCAGGTAGATGACCTCCAGAAGACGGTGCAGAATCTTCAGGAAAAGGCGGAGGCGGCGGTTCGCAAGGGCGAGAACGCTCTCGCCGATAAGCTCCTTCGCGAAAAGCAAAGCTACGAGCTCTCACTTCGCAGTGCGGAGGAGACCCTTCAGCAAGCGGTTGAGACCGGCGAGCAGGTGAAACGCGCCCTAGACCGCGAGGAGGAGCAGGTGCGAGCGAAGACGGCGCAGATTCTGGCGCTTCAGCTGGAGTGGAAGGGCACCCAGATCGAGGAGGCCATGCAGGAGCAGCTGGAGAGTATGGGCCTTTGGCACCTGACCCAAGAGCCAGCGCCACGCATCGACCGCCAGACAGCCCGCGAGCTGGTGGGCTTTTTGCTGCTGCTAGTGCTCGTGCTGCTTATCGGGATCGGGCGCTTGCTCTGA
- a CDS encoding DUF1501 domain-containing protein: MTRREILQNWGTGFGMLGLASLLADEAQASPLASPLSSPRSGKTSERGWPRHEAGGVPGGVPGAGKAKRVIFLFMSGGPSHVDTFDPKPRLTAETGKPLPFAKPSLERTKTGNLLGSPWQFKKHGQCGTEVSELFPKVAECVDDMCVIRSMVADNINHNGACLQMNTGEQAFSRPSLGSWLLYGLGTENKNLPGYVVLSPAQPAQGAPLWTSSFLPAAFQGTLVSDLKNPIANLSNAKLSAQKQREQLDLLAQLNAAHKAARPGDSQLEGRIQSFELAFRMQREAPEAFDVEKESPETKKLYGLDNPLTETFGRQCLMARRLVERGVRMVQVYHTATSKRSSCQLWDQHGGLKTELPNNCAATDQPIAALLKDLKARGLLEDTLVIWGGEFGRTPTAESMDGREHHPFGFSMWLAGGGVKGGMVHGSTDEYGWHAQDKKVHVHDLHATILHLMGIDHTKLTYLYGGRNYRLTDVYGTVVADILA, encoded by the coding sequence ATGACACGACGTGAGATTTTGCAAAACTGGGGCACGGGCTTTGGAATGCTCGGCCTCGCGAGCCTGCTCGCCGACGAAGCACAAGCCTCCCCCCTCGCATCCCCCCTCTCGTCCCCGCGAAGCGGGAAAACGAGCGAGAGGGGGTGGCCGAGGCACGAGGCCGGGGGAGTGCCCGGGGGAGTGCCCGGCGCGGGCAAGGCCAAGCGCGTGATCTTTCTCTTCATGTCCGGGGGACCGTCGCACGTGGATACCTTTGACCCCAAGCCGCGCCTGACCGCAGAGACCGGCAAGCCGCTACCGTTTGCCAAGCCGTCGCTGGAGCGCACCAAGACCGGAAACCTCCTGGGCTCGCCGTGGCAGTTCAAGAAGCACGGGCAGTGTGGCACCGAGGTCAGCGAGCTCTTTCCCAAGGTGGCGGAGTGTGTCGATGACATGTGCGTGATTCGCTCCATGGTCGCCGACAACATCAACCACAACGGCGCGTGCCTCCAGATGAACACCGGCGAGCAAGCGTTCTCGCGGCCGTCGCTGGGTTCGTGGCTCCTGTATGGACTGGGAACAGAGAACAAGAACCTGCCCGGCTATGTCGTGCTCTCGCCGGCGCAGCCTGCGCAAGGGGCGCCGCTCTGGACCAGCAGCTTTCTTCCCGCCGCGTTCCAGGGAACCCTGGTCAGCGACCTGAAGAACCCGATCGCCAACCTGAGCAACGCCAAGCTCTCGGCGCAGAAGCAGCGCGAGCAGCTGGACTTGCTGGCGCAGCTCAACGCCGCCCACAAGGCCGCCCGCCCCGGCGACTCCCAGCTAGAGGGCCGCATCCAGAGCTTCGAGCTGGCGTTTCGGATGCAGCGCGAGGCCCCCGAGGCCTTTGATGTCGAGAAAGAGAGCCCAGAGACCAAAAAACTCTACGGCCTCGACAACCCGCTCACCGAGACCTTCGGGCGGCAGTGCCTGATGGCGCGGCGGCTGGTCGAGCGTGGCGTGCGGATGGTGCAGGTCTACCACACCGCCACGTCGAAGCGCTCCAGCTGCCAGCTCTGGGACCAGCACGGGGGCCTCAAGACCGAGCTGCCCAACAACTGCGCCGCCACCGACCAGCCCATCGCCGCGCTGCTCAAAGACCTCAAGGCACGCGGCTTACTAGAAGATACCCTCGTGATCTGGGGCGGCGAGTTTGGGCGCACGCCCACCGCAGAGAGCATGGACGGCCGCGAGCACCACCCGTTTGGGTTCTCGATGTGGCTGGCAGGCGGCGGCGTCAAGGGCGGCATGGTGCACGGCTCCACGGATGAGTACGGCTGGCACGCACAGGACAAGAAAGTCCATGTCCACGACCTGCACGCGACCATTCTGCACCTGATGGGAATCGACCACACCAAGCTGACGTATCTCTACGGAGGACGAAACTACCGCCTGACGGATGTCTACGGAACGGTGGTGGCCGATATTCTCGCCTAA
- a CDS encoding PspA/IM30 family protein, which yields MSTERWWPIFSPNGVFFMQRHLALLRELFFPPKRRSEELGKRESPEELWDHAKRQIQEEHVRNRERVVQAIETKNQFRNEVDSLKATIQKLDKKADEARKRQDHELADQLLKEKQGYVAALQNTDETLARAEEDCEKLKGAVKQEEERIRQQTAELLALRVQWKESEVERYLKEQLRAIGLEHPSAELNRKTVRELVGFFLLVTIGLLVLVVRFASR from the coding sequence ATGTCTACGGAACGGTGGTGGCCGATATTCTCGCCTAACGGAGTGTTCTTCATGCAACGCCATCTTGCCTTACTTCGTGAGCTATTCTTCCCTCCAAAACGCCGCTCTGAGGAACTGGGGAAGAGAGAGTCTCCTGAAGAACTTTGGGATCATGCGAAGCGCCAGATACAGGAAGAGCATGTCCGCAACCGAGAGCGCGTTGTGCAGGCTATTGAAACGAAGAATCAATTTCGGAACGAAGTGGACAGCTTGAAAGCGACGATCCAGAAACTGGACAAGAAGGCGGACGAAGCTCGGAAACGCCAGGATCATGAGCTGGCGGACCAGCTCTTGAAAGAAAAGCAAGGTTATGTAGCGGCGCTCCAGAACACGGACGAGACACTCGCGCGGGCCGAGGAAGACTGCGAAAAGCTCAAGGGTGCTGTCAAGCAAGAAGAAGAGAGAATTCGTCAACAGACCGCCGAGCTGCTCGCGCTCCGGGTGCAGTGGAAAGAGAGCGAGGTCGAGCGGTACCTGAAAGAACAGCTTCGCGCGATAGGGCTAGAGCATCCCTCGGCGGAGCTGAACCGCAAGACGGTGCGGGAGCTAGTGGGCTTTTTTCTGCTGGTGACAATCGGGCTACTCGTCCTCGTGGTACGGTTTGCCTCACGGTGA
- a CDS encoding AGE family epimerase/isomerase has protein sequence MFPDTLPAEVAACLDRHILRCWFPRAVDPKGGFLQSYDDTWKPGADHERNVVYQARLTWTAAEAALRGKPEEASAWRERVAHGVAYLSSALWDDTRGGFYWSVDTETKQSTRDEKHVYGNAFAVYALATAYKATKDSAALEWAKRGFAWLERHAHDSKHLGWHEALTLDGTPKPRGAGNDQIGTALGLKSMNTHIHVLEALTALHEVWPDPLVRTRLAEAHALVRDTIAQPDGYQRLFFLLDWTPAPDHLSFGHDVETGFLLHESAHALGLRNEPKEKTAKLARALVDHALTYGWDEKNGGFFDAADRATKKIEHREKVWWVEAEGLNALLLMHKLYGKETPRYGEAFQKLWAFIRDKQCDALHSGWFSATDEAGPPQRSRAKSDAWTDPYHQARSLWHVLDGLRASARSR, from the coding sequence ATGTTCCCCGATACCCTGCCCGCCGAAGTGGCGGCCTGCTTGGACCGTCATATCCTGCGTTGCTGGTTTCCCCGCGCAGTCGATCCCAAAGGTGGGTTTTTACAGAGCTACGACGACACCTGGAAGCCGGGGGCGGATCACGAGCGCAACGTGGTCTACCAGGCGCGGCTGACCTGGACCGCCGCCGAGGCCGCGCTGCGGGGGAAGCCAGAGGAGGCAAGCGCTTGGCGTGAGCGGGTCGCGCACGGGGTGGCGTACCTGAGCAGCGCCCTCTGGGACGACACACGCGGTGGGTTTTACTGGTCGGTGGACACGGAGACAAAGCAGTCCACGCGCGATGAAAAACATGTCTACGGCAATGCCTTTGCGGTCTACGCCCTCGCCACGGCCTACAAAGCGACCAAGGACAGCGCGGCGCTGGAGTGGGCCAAGCGCGGCTTTGCCTGGCTAGAGCGGCACGCCCATGACAGCAAGCACCTCGGCTGGCACGAGGCGCTGACACTCGACGGCACGCCCAAACCGCGGGGAGCGGGCAACGACCAGATCGGAACGGCGCTGGGGCTCAAGTCCATGAACACGCACATCCATGTGCTCGAAGCCCTCACCGCGCTCCACGAAGTCTGGCCGGACCCGCTGGTGCGAACACGCCTTGCGGAGGCACACGCGCTGGTGCGGGACACGATCGCCCAGCCCGACGGCTACCAGCGGCTGTTCTTCCTCCTCGACTGGACCCCCGCGCCCGACCACCTCAGCTTCGGCCACGATGTCGAGACCGGCTTCTTGCTCCACGAGTCCGCCCACGCGCTAGGGCTCCGTAATGAGCCGAAGGAAAAGACCGCCAAGCTCGCCCGTGCCTTGGTCGATCACGCGCTCACCTACGGCTGGGACGAGAAAAACGGGGGCTTCTTCGACGCCGCCGACCGCGCGACCAAGAAGATCGAGCACCGGGAGAAGGTCTGGTGGGTGGAGGCCGAGGGGCTCAATGCTCTCTTACTGATGCACAAGCTCTACGGCAAAGAGACCCCGCGCTACGGCGAGGCGTTTCAAAAGCTCTGGGCCTTTATCCGCGACAAGCAGTGCGATGCGCTCCATAGCGGCTGGTTCTCCGCCACCGACGAAGCCGGACCGCCCCAGCGTAGCCGCGCCAAGAGCGATGCTTGGACCGATCCCTACCACCAAGCCCGCTCCCTCTGGCACGTTCTAGACGGGCTCAGAGCAAGCGCCCGATCCCGATAA
- the miaB gene encoding tRNA (N6-isopentenyl adenosine(37)-C2)-methylthiotransferase MiaB, with product MAEKTKKFHVITWGCQMNVDDSDQIENLLLSDGLEKADSLEDADVVMLNTCSVRQKPEDKVFSQLGILAELKQARPDMVIGVTGCMAQRAGAEIARRAPHIDLIAGTAQLERIPELVRTRQSLLESGAAKQNAPSDVLIQLQLPRKKEESQLYLPERKRVTTGKLKSFVSIMYGCDKFCQFCIVPHTRGKERSRPASEIIGEVEYLAQHGTKEVCLLGQTVNSYGLKGLEATCSFSELLRRVDAVDGIERIRFTSPYPKDFTDDVIEAMASLPAVCEQVHLPVQVGDDVLLKRMNRGYTLDQYRTIVAKLRAAMPDIVITTDLMLGFPGETEEQVQNTLDFVEEIRFDQAFMFIYSPRHPTPAAKMPDQIPQPVKVERLERLIAIQNRIVVEKNNQYAAERRVYDVLVEGASPKHPGQWHGLTRGGKTVNFDAHRNLTGHTVKVRALEGHLWGFMGELV from the coding sequence ATGGCTGAGAAAACCAAGAAATTTCATGTCATCACCTGGGGCTGCCAGATGAATGTCGATGACTCCGACCAGATCGAGAACCTGCTGCTCTCCGATGGGCTGGAGAAAGCCGACTCGCTCGAAGACGCCGATGTGGTGATGCTCAATACCTGCTCGGTGCGCCAGAAGCCTGAGGACAAGGTTTTCTCGCAGCTGGGAATCCTCGCGGAGCTGAAGCAGGCCCGCCCGGACATGGTGATCGGGGTGACGGGCTGCATGGCCCAGCGCGCCGGTGCCGAGATCGCGAGGCGCGCGCCGCACATCGACCTGATCGCCGGCACCGCGCAGCTAGAGCGCATCCCGGAGTTAGTGCGCACGCGCCAGAGCCTGCTGGAGAGCGGCGCGGCCAAGCAGAACGCCCCCAGCGATGTGCTGATCCAGCTCCAGCTCCCGCGCAAGAAGGAGGAGAGCCAGCTCTATCTCCCCGAGCGCAAACGGGTCACTACGGGAAAACTAAAGAGCTTTGTCAGCATCATGTACGGCTGCGACAAGTTCTGCCAGTTCTGCATCGTCCCCCACACGCGCGGAAAAGAGCGCTCCCGGCCGGCATCGGAGATTATCGGCGAGGTGGAGTATCTTGCGCAGCACGGCACCAAAGAGGTCTGCCTGCTCGGTCAGACCGTCAACTCCTACGGCCTTAAGGGCCTCGAAGCGACCTGTAGCTTCTCCGAGCTCCTGCGCCGCGTGGACGCGGTCGACGGCATCGAGCGCATTCGGTTCACGTCGCCCTACCCCAAGGACTTCACCGACGATGTGATCGAGGCGATGGCGAGCCTGCCGGCGGTCTGCGAGCAAGTGCACCTTCCCGTGCAAGTCGGCGACGATGTGCTGCTCAAGCGGATGAACCGTGGCTACACGCTGGACCAGTACCGAACCATTGTCGCAAAGCTACGCGCCGCGATGCCCGATATCGTCATCACCACGGACCTGATGCTCGGCTTCCCCGGCGAGACCGAGGAGCAGGTGCAGAATACCCTGGACTTTGTGGAGGAGATCCGCTTCGACCAGGCGTTTATGTTCATCTACTCCCCGCGCCACCCCACCCCCGCCGCAAAAATGCCCGACCAGATTCCCCAGCCCGTCAAGGTCGAGCGCCTGGAGCGCCTGATCGCGATTCAGAACCGCATCGTCGTGGAGAAAAACAACCAGTACGCCGCCGAGCGCCGCGTCTACGATGTGCTGGTCGAGGGTGCCTCCCCCAAGCACCCTGGCCAGTGGCACGGCCTCACAAGAGGCGGCAAGACCGTCAACTTCGACGCCCACCGCAACCTCACCGGCCACACCGTCAAGGTCCGCGCCCTAGAAGGCCATCTCTGGGGCTTCATGGGGGAATTGGTGTAA
- a CDS encoding retron system putative HNH endonuclease: MISVTRTAKPAILVANEALWLAELLAATSPEERKAKQDRYRHVEIKLALEAMFHGKCAFCEACITHVAYSDIEHFRPKAHFEHLTFVWENLLLACPRCNQGHKRDHFPLAPDGTSLLLDPTKDNPTEHLHFRWHAQSNTSVVLGKTTRGRTTRRLLGLNRSNLRDERDKQVKRLAVLATYATSDPKAKQILCEAMQANHQFAAFARALAIQHGISCDPAP; this comes from the coding sequence ATGATTTCTGTCACTCGCACGGCAAAGCCAGCCATTTTAGTGGCAAATGAGGCCCTCTGGCTGGCGGAACTTCTGGCGGCAACCTCCCCCGAGGAGCGTAAAGCGAAACAAGACCGCTACCGCCATGTGGAGATTAAGCTGGCTCTAGAGGCGATGTTTCATGGCAAGTGCGCGTTTTGCGAGGCGTGTATCACGCATGTCGCTTACAGCGATATCGAGCACTTTCGCCCCAAAGCCCACTTTGAGCACCTAACCTTCGTTTGGGAAAACTTGCTACTCGCCTGCCCACGCTGCAATCAGGGGCATAAGCGCGATCATTTCCCTCTCGCTCCTGATGGAACCTCTCTGCTGCTCGACCCGACAAAAGACAACCCGACTGAGCACCTGCACTTTCGCTGGCACGCACAGAGCAATACCTCTGTTGTCTTAGGAAAGACGACTCGGGGGCGGACGACACGCCGCTTGCTGGGACTCAACCGCTCCAATCTGCGGGACGAGCGCGATAAACAAGTCAAACGTCTTGCCGTGCTGGCAACCTACGCTACCAGCGATCCAAAAGCAAAACAAATTCTTTGTGAGGCAATGCAAGCAAATCACCAATTTGCTGCATTTGCCCGAGCACTCGCGATCCAGCATGGCATCTCTTGCGATCCCGCGCCTTAG
- a CDS encoding XisI protein — protein MDTLASYREKIVAVFRTWESWPGNKAHFAIESVIDEKQDRYILANVGWDGYRRLYGTLVHIDILDGKLWIQKDDTEEGIATELLKAGIPSDKIVLAFKHPSLRPYTEFAAA, from the coding sequence ATGGATACCTTAGCTTCCTATCGTGAGAAAATAGTAGCCGTATTTCGTACTTGGGAATCATGGCCGGGCAACAAAGCACACTTTGCCATTGAGTCCGTGATTGATGAGAAACAAGACCGCTATATCCTGGCAAATGTCGGCTGGGATGGCTACCGTCGCCTCTACGGAACGCTTGTCCACATTGATATTCTCGATGGCAAGCTCTGGATTCAAAAAGACGACACTGAAGAAGGAATTGCCACAGAGCTACTTAAAGCCGGTATCCCCTCAGATAAGATAGTTCTCGCCTTTAAACACCCATCGCTTCGTCCCTACACCGAGTTCGCCGCTGCATAA
- a CDS encoding AAA family ATPase has product MHVRKLSIHNIKCFQKSEFSFANDNGNTIAKWVNIIGENATGKTTVLQSIALLIGGEPLWGFFFKELTSYWPRQNSHMSQLSASIKENDDNLWEYGFFIRNQSITFADIYNKTPKGFSAAYGAFRRLSRKEFSPLIEFQEQGIRANFITLFDEDTPLTTFNQWISSLDYRSVKGDMAARRKLESGLSALSLLLPGGVEFDRSALDNDGQIRFIAQGTSVPTYALSDGYRSVLALGGDLIWRLINAFPDSEDPMKEEGVVLIDELDIHLHPRWQAWIAQKLRSAFPNIQFIVATHSPLVAMGAYWNGETGELRDDVLTLKLEINDGKASVQRIDDDLAAMDINRALESPAFGMVAPRPPEVEKKIDRYDELLEVEQRTAAEETELQKLQRFMAEVRPIGGKPAPGSFEAKLEDYLREKLG; this is encoded by the coding sequence ATGCATGTTAGAAAGCTAAGCATTCATAACATAAAATGTTTCCAGAAGTCCGAATTTTCCTTTGCAAACGACAATGGAAACACTATAGCCAAGTGGGTAAATATAATTGGTGAAAATGCCACAGGAAAAACTACGGTATTACAATCAATAGCACTACTAATTGGAGGAGAGCCACTATGGGGATTTTTCTTCAAAGAACTAACCTCTTATTGGCCTAGACAAAATTCCCACATGAGTCAATTATCAGCATCAATAAAAGAAAATGACGATAATTTATGGGAATATGGTTTTTTCATACGAAATCAATCAATTACCTTTGCTGACATATACAATAAAACGCCAAAAGGCTTTTCGGCAGCTTATGGTGCCTTTCGCCGTCTATCTCGCAAAGAGTTTTCACCACTTATTGAATTTCAAGAGCAAGGTATACGAGCAAATTTCATAACTCTGTTTGATGAGGATACTCCTCTTACAACTTTTAATCAATGGATTTCATCTCTGGATTACCGCTCTGTGAAAGGTGACATGGCCGCCCGACGCAAACTGGAGTCAGGTTTAAGTGCGTTAAGTTTACTATTACCTGGTGGTGTCGAATTTGATAGAAGTGCTCTAGATAATGATGGACAAATTCGATTTATCGCTCAAGGTACATCAGTTCCAACCTATGCTCTCAGCGATGGCTATCGCTCCGTGCTTGCTCTTGGTGGTGATTTAATTTGGCGACTTATCAATGCTTTCCCCGACAGCGAAGACCCTATGAAAGAAGAAGGGGTTGTATTGATTGATGAGCTTGATATTCACCTTCACCCGCGCTGGCAGGCGTGGATCGCGCAGAAGTTGCGCTCTGCATTTCCCAATATTCAGTTCATTGTCGCCACCCACAGCCCCCTCGTGGCGATGGGGGCGTACTGGAACGGAGAAACGGGCGAGTTACGCGATGATGTGCTGACACTGAAGTTGGAGATCAACGACGGCAAGGCGAGTGTGCAGCGCATCGACGATGACCTAGCGGCGATGGACATCAACCGGGCGCTCGAAAGCCCTGCGTTCGGGATGGTGGCTCCGCGCCCACCTGAGGTAGAGAAGAAGATAGACCGCTACGATGAGTTGCTCGAAGTAGAGCAGCGCACGGCGGCAGAAGAGACGGAGCTACAGAAGCTTCAGAGGTTTATGGCCGAGGTCCGTCCTATTGGAGGAAAGCCAGCCCCTGGCTCGTTTGAGGCCAAGCTGGAGGACTACCTACGCGAGAAGCTGGGATGA
- a CDS encoding alpha-N-arabinofuranosidase → MKAATLTLDRDFSLAPIDPRVYGGFAEHLGRHIYTGIYEPGHPTADAQGFRQDVIALVRELAMPIMRYPGGNFVSGYHWEDGVGPQETRPRRLDLAWGVTETNAFGTNEFIDWCQKVNTEPMLAVNLGTRGPDQARQLVEYCNHPGGTQLSELRISHGWRAPHAVKTWCLGNEMDGFWQMGTKTPYEYGRLANETAKLMKWVDSRIELILCGSSGRGMPDFGKWEWEALQECYENVDYLSLHTYYDDHNGDLASFVSEPDNMGDFIDEAIALCDAVKASKKSKKTLHLSFDEWNVWFPKNNALPQKRTWPEVSERPSDVYDMADVLVVGGMLLTLMEHAERVKIGCIAQVVNLLAPILTEPGGRAWRQTIFWPFHHAATLGRGTALRCAVNAPRFDSKVREQASVLKTVAVLADDESALTIFAINRDPAGDPLELSLDLRAFGTLAPHEHLCIAHPNLNAENTADAPETVVPHTRALPPLDHGKGAVTLPPLSWNVLRYRTAP, encoded by the coding sequence ATGAAGGCTGCGACGCTCACCCTGGACCGTGATTTTTCCCTTGCCCCGATCGACCCGCGGGTCTATGGTGGCTTTGCCGAGCACCTGGGGCGGCATATCTACACGGGAATCTACGAGCCTGGCCACCCGACCGCCGATGCGCAAGGCTTTCGCCAGGACGTGATCGCGCTGGTGCGGGAGCTGGCGATGCCGATCATGCGCTACCCCGGCGGCAACTTTGTCAGCGGCTACCACTGGGAAGACGGGGTCGGGCCACAGGAGACGCGGCCCCGGCGGCTGGACCTGGCCTGGGGAGTCACCGAGACCAATGCGTTTGGGACCAATGAGTTTATCGACTGGTGCCAGAAAGTAAACACCGAGCCGATGCTCGCCGTGAACCTGGGGACGCGCGGCCCCGACCAGGCGCGGCAGCTTGTCGAGTACTGCAACCATCCCGGCGGCACCCAGCTCTCCGAGCTCCGAATCTCGCACGGCTGGCGCGCGCCGCACGCCGTTAAGACCTGGTGCCTGGGCAATGAGATGGATGGCTTCTGGCAGATGGGGACCAAGACACCCTACGAGTACGGCCGCCTCGCCAACGAGACCGCCAAGCTGATGAAGTGGGTGGACAGCCGTATCGAGCTAATCCTGTGTGGCTCGTCGGGGCGGGGCATGCCCGATTTTGGCAAGTGGGAGTGGGAGGCGCTTCAGGAGTGCTATGAGAATGTCGATTACCTCTCGCTGCACACCTACTACGATGACCACAACGGCGATCTGGCCAGCTTTGTCTCCGAGCCGGACAACATGGGGGACTTTATCGACGAGGCGATCGCGCTCTGTGATGCGGTGAAGGCGAGTAAAAAAAGTAAGAAGACCCTCCACCTGAGCTTCGACGAGTGGAATGTCTGGTTTCCCAAGAACAACGCCCTCCCACAGAAGCGCACCTGGCCTGAGGTCAGTGAGCGCCCCAGCGATGTCTACGACATGGCCGATGTGCTGGTGGTGGGCGGGATGCTCCTGACCCTCATGGAGCACGCCGAGCGCGTCAAGATCGGCTGCATCGCGCAAGTGGTGAACCTGCTCGCCCCAATCCTCACCGAGCCGGGCGGGCGGGCGTGGCGGCAGACCATCTTCTGGCCGTTCCACCACGCCGCCACCCTGGGCCGAGGGACCGCCCTGCGCTGCGCCGTCAATGCCCCGCGTTTTGATAGCAAGGTCCGTGAGCAAGCCAGTGTCTTAAAGACCGTCGCCGTGCTCGCCGACGATGAGAGCGCACTGACAATCTTCGCCATCAACCGCGACCCGGCTGGCGACCCGCTGGAGCTCTCTCTCGACCTGCGCGCCTTTGGCACACTCGCGCCCCACGAGCACCTCTGTATCGCGCACCCGAACCTCAACGCCGAGAACACCGCCGACGCGCCAGAGACGGTCGTCCCGCACACACGCGCACTCCCACCACTCGACCACGGCAAGGGAGCCGTCACGCTCCCGCCGCTCAGCTGGAATGTCCTGCGCTATCGGACCGCGCCGTGA